The Bacillus carboniphilus genome contains a region encoding:
- a CDS encoding response regulator transcription factor: MGKRILLIEDDLHISKMVVDFLTKEGYIVVCAYDGELAVEMMKKDAFDLLILDLMLPNMDGIDCLKIIRMDSLVPIMILSAKDSDIDKALGLGFGADDYLAKPFSLTELLARVKALIRRASYKTKENVDSIKLDGIEILPNSYSVIKNNQTIQLTLKEFQILNMLATNRNKIFTKEELYRRVWKEAYYEDANIINVHISRLREKIEEDPSSPKHVKTIWGIGYRWGDPHD; the protein is encoded by the coding sequence ATGGGGAAACGGATCTTACTTATTGAGGATGATTTGCATATTAGTAAGATGGTAGTGGATTTTTTAACAAAGGAAGGCTATATTGTCGTTTGTGCTTACGATGGGGAATTAGCTGTTGAAATGATGAAAAAGGATGCTTTCGATTTACTCATTTTAGACTTGATGCTACCTAATATGGATGGGATAGATTGTTTAAAAATCATTCGGATGGATAGTTTAGTCCCCATTATGATTCTCTCAGCTAAAGATTCTGACATAGATAAGGCACTAGGACTTGGTTTTGGAGCAGATGACTATTTGGCCAAACCTTTTTCGTTGACAGAGCTTTTAGCTCGGGTGAAAGCTTTAATACGTCGTGCTTCTTATAAGACTAAAGAAAACGTGGACTCTATAAAGTTAGATGGGATTGAGATTTTACCAAACTCCTATTCCGTTATTAAGAATAATCAAACAATCCAATTAACGTTAAAAGAATTTCAAATTTTGAATATGCTAGCGACCAATCGAAATAAGATTTTCACTAAAGAAGAGCTTTATCGACGTGTATGGAAGGAAGCTTATTATGAAGATGCTAACATAATTAATGTCCATATTAGCAGATTAAGAGAGAAGATTGAAGAGGATCCTTCTTCTCCTAAACATGTAAAAACCATTTGGGGCATTGGATATAGATGGGGAGACCCACATGATTGA
- a CDS encoding ABC transporter permease — protein sequence MDVPHLKHSFRNRRILTMIVKRCISYSQSSTFLYLYSHLFVRYNDYFYLYLRLTVIGIFVNFAIPTSGWIFTLLIIFATGFQIIPLQHEIKQSVLLYPISKSQMNKSFLKFVLVILYVQFFILYIGRFIHTSTANIYYLSIGILFVYLFVNFFVSKRVNVSSSAIKE from the coding sequence ATCGATGTCCCTCATCTGAAACATTCTTTTCGTAATAGGCGTATTCTCACTATGATTGTCAAAAGGTGCATCTCATATAGTCAGAGTAGTACATTCTTATATTTATACTCACACTTATTTGTACGCTATAATGATTACTTCTATCTTTATTTAAGACTCACTGTGATTGGAATATTTGTTAATTTTGCAATTCCAACAAGTGGTTGGATTTTTACTCTTCTAATTATATTTGCCACTGGATTTCAAATTATTCCTCTACAACATGAAATTAAACAAAGTGTATTACTTTATCCTATTTCTAAATCCCAAATGAATAAATCTTTCTTAAAGTTTGTTTTGGTTATATTATATGTACAATTTTTTATCCTATATATCGGTCGGTTCATTCATACTTCTACAGCTAATATATACTATCTTTCAATTGGCATTTTATTTGTTTATCTCTTTGTAAATTTCTTTGTATCAAAGAGAGTCAATGTCTCAAGTAGCGCTATTAAAGAATAG
- a CDS encoding TetR/AcrR family transcriptional regulator — protein MNTNKTNKQHVIEVAANLFFLRGYHLTSMDEVVKESGVSKSNIYYHYKTKEELAIGVLKWRISFLDQSIYEIESNQESNVQEKIRSLYQLFKDKNGKEGGCPFITLYLQAAQQSSVINHTVKEFFENLFPSIENIITNGKEMKKRENQKLASFVLSSLEGALLLSEITSNTQHLDYSLEQVLKSI, from the coding sequence ATGAACACAAATAAAACGAACAAACAACATGTAATTGAAGTAGCAGCTAATTTGTTTTTTTTAAGGGGTTATCACTTAACAAGCATGGATGAAGTAGTCAAAGAAAGCGGGGTTTCAAAGTCAAATATATATTATCACTATAAAACGAAAGAAGAGCTTGCCATTGGAGTTTTAAAATGGAGAATTTCCTTTCTTGATCAAAGTATTTATGAAATAGAATCAAATCAAGAATCGAACGTTCAAGAAAAAATTAGGTCCCTTTATCAACTGTTTAAAGATAAAAATGGAAAAGAAGGAGGTTGCCCCTTTATCACGTTATATTTACAAGCTGCTCAGCAGTCTAGTGTAATCAATCATACCGTTAAAGAATTCTTCGAAAATCTTTTTCCCAGCATTGAAAACATCATAACTAATGGAAAAGAAATGAAAAAAAGAGAAAATCAAAAGTTAGCTAGTTTTGTCTTATCTTCTCTAGAAGGTGCTTTACTTTTATCAGAGATTACATCTAATACACAGCATCTAGATTATTCATTGGAACAAGTTTTAAAATCAATCTAA
- a CDS encoding AAA family ATPase, translated as MRTKTDTQDVDHIFRKISHSLNTSIHDQEDFINELVLAYKRAYLNQKKGVLQDTILLAGSEGNGKVYSLSLLIKELYQNRIIPYGKVIEIDLSSYNEREINTNFMADCSAAFEFGIGTVCFKGINYANNQIVKYITNLVSKGYFRTEAGVLIDAEDYFIVFCQDEDVLTKEEAMKKVPEQLKSYINTTIIIQPLSEESLAKVTRRLLSKMNKELQLKVDVSISFNDDVVQYLCAYALKEKTYSTALHRFIENDLFKALVGLRARKEIRSGNMVHLFIENDSIAIQANNIHLPVLKLATKESESLETLLEQLHQLIGLESVKSFVDELIDTAKIQKMRKDKGQKDVPLTLHMVFSGNPGTGKTTIARLISKLLKEIGILSKGQLVETARQDLVGEYVGSTAPKTNAKIHEAIGGVLFIDEAYTLARDKNDSFGREAIDTLVKGMEDYRDDLVVILAGYTNEMGGFLKVNPGLTSRFPFQVEFPDYTPQEMVQICTLIAGQRDYKIDEDIEPELVDLFEKKQIPGRNDSGNGRLVRNILDEAIRKQSARLVEQAEEDVDLNLLLKEDFGIVEERPFQLEQELNQIIGLDHVKTFIRTLEKQILVNKRRKDAGIEVKIEQNINMIFTGNPGTGKTTIARFVAQMLKELGVIKQGHLVEVGRTELVSGYAGQTAEKTKEVVESALGGVLFIDEAYSLVNKSCGGAGEEAINEIVRLVEIHKDNIVVILAGYSLEMEDFLKVNPGLASRFPLKIEFPDYSAGEMLQITELMVQSRGFTISKDILQPLKELFETKQIAGRKDIGNGRLVRNMLEEAIRNQAVRIADQLDISDEELTLLTKTDFNLKEEVKQTAFEELDRIIGLTNVKEFVKSLSAQIEMNNRRKLLGLPDMAGQSLHMVFKGNPGTGKTTVARILAKRLKELNVIKTDRLVETDRSSLVAGFVGQTAIKTKEVIESALGGVLFIDEAYSLSSDSFGKEAIDTLVKAMEDHKEELVVIVAGYDEDMEQFLSINPGLRSRFPHILTFNDYSPEELLQISCLIFKNKGYQTSESAEKTLLKLFEESTANGNGRYSRNICEKAIREHAMHYAKNIDATYEELTTIDAVHISNSKGESAHV; from the coding sequence ATGAGAACCAAAACTGATACGCAGGATGTAGATCATATATTTAGGAAAATAAGCCATTCTTTAAATACATCAATACATGATCAAGAAGACTTTATTAATGAATTAGTTTTAGCGTATAAACGAGCTTATTTAAACCAAAAAAAAGGTGTTCTACAAGATACAATTTTGCTAGCTGGTTCAGAAGGAAATGGAAAAGTATATAGCCTTTCCTTATTGATTAAAGAGCTTTATCAAAACAGGATTATCCCTTATGGAAAAGTGATTGAGATTGATCTTTCATCTTATAACGAACGTGAAATTAATACGAACTTTATGGCGGATTGTTCAGCAGCTTTTGAATTTGGAATTGGCACGGTTTGTTTTAAAGGGATTAACTATGCTAATAATCAAATTGTAAAATATATTACAAACCTTGTAAGTAAGGGTTATTTCCGAACGGAAGCTGGCGTCTTAATAGATGCAGAAGACTATTTTATTGTCTTTTGCCAAGATGAAGACGTTCTGACAAAAGAGGAAGCAATGAAAAAAGTACCGGAGCAATTGAAGTCTTACATAAATACTACGATTATCATTCAACCGTTATCGGAAGAGTCACTGGCTAAAGTTACTAGACGACTTTTATCGAAAATGAACAAAGAACTCCAATTAAAAGTAGATGTATCCATCTCCTTTAACGATGATGTCGTACAATACCTTTGTGCATATGCTCTTAAAGAAAAGACATATAGTACGGCGCTTCATCGTTTTATTGAAAATGATCTATTTAAAGCGTTAGTTGGTTTACGAGCAAGAAAGGAAATTCGTTCAGGAAATATGGTTCATCTTTTTATTGAAAATGATTCAATTGCCATACAGGCTAACAATATTCATCTTCCAGTATTAAAGCTTGCAACGAAAGAGAGCGAGTCTTTAGAAACTCTATTAGAACAATTACATCAATTAATCGGTTTAGAATCCGTCAAGTCATTTGTAGATGAATTGATTGATACGGCTAAAATTCAAAAAATGCGCAAAGATAAAGGTCAAAAGGATGTTCCTTTAACCTTACATATGGTTTTCTCAGGAAACCCTGGGACAGGTAAAACAACCATTGCAAGATTAATAAGTAAACTCCTGAAAGAAATCGGAATTTTATCAAAAGGACAATTAGTAGAAACAGCGAGGCAAGACTTAGTTGGTGAATATGTAGGCTCAACCGCGCCAAAAACAAACGCAAAAATTCATGAAGCAATAGGTGGGGTCTTGTTTATTGATGAAGCCTATACTTTGGCCCGTGATAAAAATGATTCTTTTGGACGTGAAGCGATTGATACCCTTGTGAAAGGAATGGAAGACTACCGGGATGATTTAGTCGTCATTTTAGCAGGCTATACGAATGAAATGGGAGGTTTCTTAAAAGTCAATCCAGGTTTAACCTCACGTTTTCCTTTTCAAGTTGAGTTTCCAGATTACACACCTCAAGAAATGGTTCAAATTTGTACATTAATAGCAGGACAACGCGACTATAAGATTGATGAGGACATAGAGCCAGAGCTTGTCGATTTATTTGAGAAAAAACAAATCCCAGGACGAAACGATAGCGGAAACGGAAGGCTCGTTAGAAATATATTAGATGAAGCTATAAGAAAACAATCTGCTCGATTAGTTGAACAAGCAGAAGAAGATGTCGATTTAAATTTACTTTTAAAAGAGGATTTCGGCATCGTGGAGGAAAGACCGTTTCAACTTGAACAAGAACTAAATCAAATTATTGGTTTAGATCATGTAAAAACGTTTATTCGCACGCTTGAAAAACAGATCCTGGTTAATAAAAGGCGAAAAGATGCTGGTATTGAAGTGAAAATAGAGCAAAATATTAATATGATATTTACGGGCAATCCTGGAACGGGAAAGACGACGATCGCACGTTTTGTTGCTCAAATGTTAAAAGAACTTGGTGTCATTAAACAAGGGCACTTAGTAGAGGTCGGTAGAACAGAACTTGTTTCAGGTTATGCTGGACAAACGGCTGAGAAAACAAAAGAAGTTGTCGAATCTGCTCTTGGTGGAGTCCTTTTTATTGATGAAGCTTATTCTTTAGTGAATAAAAGTTGTGGGGGAGCTGGGGAAGAAGCCATTAATGAGATTGTAAGGTTAGTAGAAATTCATAAAGATAACATTGTAGTTATTCTGGCTGGGTACTCATTAGAAATGGAAGACTTCTTAAAAGTAAATCCAGGCTTAGCTTCTCGTTTTCCATTGAAAATTGAGTTTCCAGATTACTCTGCGGGAGAGATGCTGCAAATAACAGAATTAATGGTTCAATCTCGAGGATTTACGATTTCTAAGGATATTTTACAACCATTAAAAGAACTTTTTGAGACGAAACAAATCGCTGGTAGAAAAGATATTGGAAATGGTCGTCTCGTTCGAAATATGCTTGAAGAAGCCATTAGAAATCAGGCAGTACGAATCGCCGATCAATTGGATATATCAGATGAAGAACTAACATTGTTAACAAAAACTGATTTCAATCTGAAAGAAGAAGTGAAACAAACGGCATTTGAAGAACTAGATAGAATTATTGGATTAACGAATGTAAAAGAGTTTGTCAAAAGCTTATCTGCTCAAATTGAAATGAACAATCGGAGAAAATTACTAGGTTTACCTGATATGGCAGGCCAAAGCTTGCATATGGTGTTCAAGGGGAACCCTGGAACGGGGAAAACAACTGTGGCACGTATTTTAGCTAAAAGATTAAAAGAGCTTAACGTGATTAAAACGGATAGGCTTGTGGAAACAGACCGCTCATCATTGGTTGCTGGTTTTGTTGGACAAACAGCGATAAAAACAAAAGAAGTGATTGAGAGTGCTTTAGGTGGTGTTCTCTTTATTGATGAAGCATACAGTCTATCCAGTGATTCATTTGGTAAAGAAGCGATTGATACACTCGTAAAAGCAATGGAAGATCATAAAGAAGAACTTGTCGTCATTGTTGCGGGTTATGATGAAGATATGGAGCAATTTTTAAGTATAAATCCAGGATTACGTTCACGCTTTCCGCATATCTTGACCTTTAATGATTATTCGCCTGAAGAGTTATTACAAATAAGTTGCCTTATATTTAAAAATAAAGGTTATCAAACATCTGAATCAGCTGAAAAAACATTACTAAAGTTATTTGAGGAATCTACTGCTAACGGAAATGGACGTTATTCGAGGAACATTTGTGAAAAAGCAATTCGTGAACATGCCATGCACTACGCCAAAAATATCGATGCCACATATGAAGAACTAACGACCATTGATGCCGTTCACATTTCCAACTCGAAAGGAGAGAGTGCACATGTTTAG
- a CDS encoding DUF421 domain-containing protein: protein MDLDWIWKSILIVVGGTLLLRIAGRKSISQMTLAQTVIMIGIGSLLIQPLAGKNIWTTLSVGTMLVITLIVMEYVQVKSDKMEQFITGKSKIIIENGNINEKNLKKMRFTVDQLEMKLRQQNVTAIDNVKWATLEPNGQVGVELKLEYQPATKRDIQLLEQKLQKITQGLTPTTKKRSTSEESTSQDIFSEIAKKQHNIEPPDRLQ, encoded by the coding sequence ATGGATCTCGATTGGATATGGAAATCAATATTAATAGTTGTGGGGGGAACATTATTATTAAGGATAGCTGGGAGGAAATCCATCTCCCAAATGACACTTGCACAGACTGTCATTATGATTGGAATAGGGTCTTTACTAATCCAACCTCTTGCCGGGAAGAATATTTGGACTACACTTTCCGTAGGAACCATGCTTGTTATTACGCTCATCGTCATGGAATATGTTCAAGTAAAATCAGATAAAATGGAACAATTCATTACGGGAAAATCTAAAATTATCATTGAGAATGGAAATATCAATGAAAAGAACTTGAAAAAAATGCGCTTTACAGTTGATCAATTAGAGATGAAATTACGTCAACAAAACGTAACAGCTATTGATAACGTCAAATGGGCCACACTGGAACCAAATGGACAGGTTGGTGTTGAGTTAAAATTAGAGTACCAGCCGGCTACCAAAAGAGACATTCAATTATTGGAACAGAAACTACAAAAAATAACTCAAGGATTAACTCCAACTACAAAGAAAAGATCTACTTCTGAAGAATCAACGAGTCAAGATATTTTTTCTGAGATAGCAAAAAAACAACACAATATTGAACCACCTGATCGTTTACAGTAG
- a CDS encoding thiolase family protein, with amino-acid sequence MREVVIVEGVRTPVGKRNGLLKDIRPDDLAAKVLKEVVVRSGIDAGIVDDVILGCVTQSGEQAGDIARIASLIAGFPIAVPGTTIDRQCGSSQQAVHFAAQAILAGDMDVVIAGGVESMSRVPIGSNYQNAVPFSSKLKERYEIIHQGLSAERIAEKYEITRRELDDYSAESHRRALKAQSKGYFKNEIMPLEVTLENEQTIVITEDSGPREGTSPEVLAGLKTVFKDDGVIHAGNSSQISDGAAVLLLMSREKAEELGLKSRFKVHTRVVVGSDPTMMLTGPIPATEKVLRKAGLTIEDIDVFEVNEAFAPVPMAWIKETGADPKKLNPNGGAIALGHPLGASGARLMITMMNELERSGGRFGLQTMCEGHGMANATIIERIS; translated from the coding sequence ATGCGCGAAGTTGTCATTGTGGAAGGGGTTAGAACACCCGTCGGGAAGAGAAATGGTTTGTTAAAAGATATACGTCCTGATGATCTTGCGGCAAAGGTGTTAAAAGAAGTTGTAGTACGATCTGGGATAGATGCAGGTATTGTTGATGATGTTATTTTAGGTTGCGTTACTCAGTCAGGAGAACAAGCTGGGGACATTGCGAGAATAGCTTCTTTAATAGCAGGGTTTCCAATAGCTGTCCCTGGAACAACGATTGACCGACAATGTGGTTCAAGTCAGCAGGCCGTTCATTTCGCAGCCCAAGCCATTTTGGCAGGAGACATGGATGTTGTCATTGCTGGAGGGGTAGAAAGTATGTCAAGAGTACCAATAGGATCAAACTATCAAAATGCTGTTCCTTTCAGCTCAAAATTAAAAGAACGTTATGAGATCATCCATCAAGGACTGTCAGCAGAAAGAATTGCAGAGAAATATGAAATTACTCGTAGAGAGCTAGACGATTATTCGGCTGAAAGTCATCGACGCGCTTTAAAAGCTCAATCAAAAGGTTATTTTAAAAATGAAATCATGCCACTTGAAGTCACACTCGAAAACGAACAAACAATAGTAATAACTGAAGATTCCGGTCCAAGAGAAGGAACATCACCAGAAGTCCTTGCAGGGTTAAAAACGGTTTTTAAAGATGATGGTGTCATTCATGCTGGTAACTCAAGTCAAATCAGTGATGGCGCTGCCGTTCTTTTGTTAATGAGCCGTGAAAAAGCCGAAGAATTGGGATTAAAATCTCGATTTAAAGTACATACAAGAGTCGTTGTCGGATCGGATCCAACGATGATGCTAACAGGACCTATTCCAGCTACAGAAAAAGTATTGAGAAAAGCGGGATTAACCATTGAGGATATCGATGTTTTTGAAGTCAATGAAGCATTTGCACCTGTTCCGATGGCTTGGATAAAAGAAACAGGAGCTGATCCAAAAAAATTAAATCCTAATGGGGGAGCGATCGCCTTAGGACATCCACTTGGGGCGAGTGGGGCTCGCCTTATGATTACGATGATGAATGAGTTAGAAAGGTCTGGAGGACGTTTTGGTCTGCAGACGATGTGTGAAGGACATGGAATGGCCAACGCCACAATTATTGAACGTATAAGTTGA
- a CDS encoding ABC transporter permease has translation MDVKTLWTSRVQEFYRKMYGYYSIIGANIIYFFLIITGVFIYYFNLFLQWIPPQIPVEVILSLIITLILLPTKVRTFIKRADIVFLLPLEWNLKSYFISSLVYSFVIDAIKLLSLIIIFISQFLQTTNINLLIFIFILGIAFYNILMKWTEQWLENQVLDLSQIFGHKKVSSL, from the coding sequence ATGGATGTAAAAACTTTATGGACTTCAAGGGTTCAAGAATTTTATAGAAAGATGTACGGATACTATTCAATCATTGGTGCGAATATTATTTATTTTTTTCTGATCATTACTGGTGTCTTTATTTATTATTTTAATTTATTTCTTCAATGGATACCTCCTCAAATACCTGTTGAAGTAATCTTATCACTAATTATTACTTTAATTTTATTACCTACAAAAGTTCGTACATTTATTAAAAGGGCAGATATAGTCTTTTTATTACCATTAGAATGGAATTTAAAGTCGTATTTTATTAGTTCACTTGTATATAGCTTTGTTATTGATGCTATTAAATTGCTTAGTCTAATTATCATCTTTATATCACAATTTTTACAAACAACTAATATAAATCTTCTTATATTTATTTTTATATTAGGAATTGCATTTTATAATATTCTAATGAAGTGGACTGAACAATGGTTAGAGAACCAAGTACTGGATCTGAGTCAAATTTTCGGACACAAAAAAGTTAGTTCACTTTAA
- a CDS encoding ABC transporter permease, with product MLQFVFHRLIRVFSTYLMCYFVFKSDWIFELILMSLCYSFLIFFIGKKRTVNWDWLISEEESALLRNYKFINNSSMSLI from the coding sequence ATCCTACAATTCGTTTTCCATAGGTTAATTAGGGTTTTTTCAACATATTTAATGTGTTATTTTGTGTTTAAAAGTGACTGGATATTTGAGCTTATCCTAATGAGTTTATGTTACTCCTTTTTAATTTTTTTTATAGGAAAAAAAAGAACCGTGAATTGGGACTGGCTAATATCTGAAGAAGAAAGTGCCTTATTAAGAAACTATAAATTTATTAATAATTCATCGATGTCCCTCATCTGA
- a CDS encoding alpha/beta hydrolase family protein yields MNMLETFVVILNFGVLMWVFTSRIINRWKVTALIVSFMVTFIHMMVAARWQMIFIYFIPVVTTLYMVYRKNKSNKRKKWNFLLGTSLVIIYGLFSIVLPSILPMFTFPHPTGTYQVGTTTFHLQDENHELMMQVWYPSDKVTHYINSPYIRDVPEVTAQLSNMLGLPSFTLKHLGDIPTHSYLDAPLSKGQPSYPVLLFSHGLGGVRNQNTFQVEELASHGYIVVGFDHPTYAAATVFSDGVVINNQHPSLLEAGTQELDTHMTNWASNSTFVLDQLEQLNESSIFKNTMDLNQIGMFGHSYGGATATYMLIHDERIKAAINMDGGTFGLEEWPSNLKKPLLLMAADSSLDKVPFYQALEETTDKEVLERTGQTKEWHKNKLEEAFTRRERMLETGAESMVLPNTSHLSFSDLPLYAPFLLTPEGNPKEGYKIINEACLLFFDKHLK; encoded by the coding sequence ATGAATATGTTAGAGACCTTTGTAGTCATATTGAATTTTGGCGTCTTAATGTGGGTGTTTACTAGTAGAATCATAAATCGATGGAAAGTCACAGCTTTAATAGTATCTTTCATGGTTACTTTTATTCACATGATGGTAGCTGCTAGGTGGCAAATGATCTTTATTTACTTTATACCTGTAGTGACTACTTTGTACATGGTTTATCGAAAGAACAAGTCAAACAAGCGAAAAAAATGGAATTTTCTTTTGGGGACTAGTCTCGTTATTATTTACGGACTTTTTTCAATTGTACTTCCATCAATATTACCTATGTTTACATTTCCTCATCCTACAGGGACCTATCAAGTTGGGACAACGACTTTTCATCTTCAAGATGAAAACCACGAACTGATGATGCAAGTGTGGTACCCATCAGATAAAGTAACCCATTATATTAATAGTCCTTATATTAGGGATGTACCTGAAGTAACTGCACAACTCTCCAATATGCTCGGTTTACCTAGCTTTACTTTAAAACATTTAGGTGATATTCCAACTCACTCTTACTTAGATGCGCCATTGTCCAAAGGTCAACCCTCTTATCCTGTCCTATTATTTTCTCATGGACTTGGCGGGGTACGTAACCAAAATACATTTCAAGTAGAAGAACTCGCAAGTCATGGGTATATTGTTGTTGGATTTGACCATCCTACGTATGCAGCGGCAACAGTTTTTTCGGATGGAGTCGTCATTAATAACCAACACCCTAGTTTACTAGAGGCTGGAACACAAGAACTAGATACTCATATGACTAATTGGGCATCAAATAGCACATTTGTGTTAGATCAACTTGAACAATTAAATGAAAGCTCTATATTTAAAAATACAATGGATTTAAACCAAATTGGTATGTTCGGGCATTCTTATGGAGGAGCTACGGCTACTTACATGCTTATTCACGATGAGAGGATCAAAGCAGCCATTAATATGGACGGTGGCACGTTCGGTTTAGAAGAATGGCCATCTAACTTAAAAAAACCGCTACTGCTCATGGCTGCTGACTCTTCATTGGATAAGGTGCCTTTTTATCAAGCGCTGGAAGAAACAACGGATAAAGAAGTATTAGAAAGGACAGGGCAAACAAAGGAGTGGCACAAAAACAAACTGGAAGAAGCTTTTACACGTAGAGAGCGAATGTTAGAAACAGGTGCTGAATCTATGGTGCTACCTAATACTTCTCATCTTAGCTTTTCCGATCTGCCTTTATATGCTCCTTTTCTTTTGACACCAGAGGGCAATCCAAAAGAAGGATATAAAATCATCAATGAAGCTTGTCTTCTTTTCTTTGATAAACATCTTAAATGA
- a CDS encoding sensor histidine kinase: MIESILMTIILLLIMYIFYSKTRHSKELRAVAKKLDNLMDHPTPILFHSTNNSSLQVLLVEINRLLRNKQKNKIAYKQKEMSMRKMLTNISHDLRTPLTVVLGLSESILHRPDMDLNERTRSSIKLIHNKSEEIVHLINRFFELVRLESDDQEISLEKINISEVCKRSVLTFYQQVESRGLTMALELLDQPVYGLANEEALIRVLENLMSNAIRHGYEGKVIGMTLREENQYVSIDVWDRGKGIQEQEKERVFERLHMEDKFEAYQKKGSGLGLNIVHQLVKKMQGNIRINSVPYEKTTITVKLLRV; the protein is encoded by the coding sequence ATGATTGAATCTATCCTGATGACCATCATCCTGCTATTAATTATGTACATTTTTTATTCAAAAACTCGCCATTCCAAGGAATTGCGCGCAGTAGCAAAGAAACTAGACAATTTAATGGATCATCCTACTCCTATATTGTTTCACTCTACAAACAATTCTTCTTTACAAGTTCTACTTGTTGAAATAAACCGACTGCTTCGAAATAAACAGAAAAATAAGATAGCGTATAAACAAAAAGAAATGAGCATGAGAAAAATGTTAACCAACATATCACATGATTTACGAACACCACTTACAGTTGTACTAGGTCTCTCAGAATCTATACTTCACCGGCCAGACATGGACCTAAATGAAAGAACTAGGTCCTCCATAAAGCTTATTCATAACAAGTCAGAGGAAATTGTCCATCTGATCAATCGTTTTTTTGAATTAGTTCGTTTGGAATCGGATGATCAAGAGATTTCTTTAGAGAAGATAAACATTTCAGAAGTTTGTAAGAGGAGCGTTCTAACTTTCTATCAGCAAGTTGAATCTAGAGGATTAACCATGGCGTTAGAGTTATTGGATCAACCTGTATATGGTTTAGCAAATGAAGAAGCACTTATTAGAGTTTTGGAGAACTTAATGTCCAATGCCATTCGACATGGATACGAAGGGAAAGTCATTGGAATGACTCTGCGAGAGGAAAATCAATATGTCTCCATAGATGTTTGGGACCGGGGGAAAGGGATACAGGAACAGGAAAAAGAACGGGTATTTGAAAGGCTGCATATGGAAGACAAATTTGAAGCTTATCAGAAGAAGGGGAGTGGACTAGGTCTAAATATTGTTCATCAACTTGTGAAAAAAATGCAAGGAAACATACGGATTAACAGTGTCCCATATGAAAAAACAACCATCACTGTAAAGTTACTGCGAGTTTAG